The following proteins are encoded in a genomic region of Arachis stenosperma cultivar V10309 chromosome 4, arast.V10309.gnm1.PFL2, whole genome shotgun sequence:
- the LOC130976207 gene encoding pathogenesis-related protein 10-like: MGVVTQEYATPVAVPPARLFKAMCLDFHNLIPKIVEPIQSIEFTHGDGAAGTIKKITILEGGESKYILHRVDEIDAEKFVYNFSIIGGTGLVETLEKVQFESQMVEAPNGGSLRKVHIQFFTKGDANKMSEQDLKTSQTKVEGVVKLVEAFLLANPDY; encoded by the exons atGGGTGTTGTTACTCAGGAATATGCTACTCCTGTTGCTGTGCCTCCTGCGAGGCTCTTCAAAGCCATGTGTTTAGATTTTCACAATCTCATCCCCAAGATCGTCGAACCCATTCAAAGTATTGAATTCACTCACGGTGATGGAGCTGCTGGAACCATCAAGAAGATCACCATCCTTGAAG GTGGGGAAAGCAAGTATATTCTTCACAGAGTGGATGAAATTGATGCTGAAAAGTTTGTGTACAACTTCAGCATAATTGGGGGAACAGGGTTGGTTGAGACATTGGAGAAGGTCCAATTTGAGAGCCAAATGGTGGAAGCACCCAATGGAGGGTCCCTTAGGAAGGTTCATATTCAGTTTTTCACAAAGGGTGATGCTAATAAGATGAGTGAACAAGACCTTAAGACTTCTCAAACCAAAGTGGAAGGTGTTGTTAAGCTTGTTGAGGCTTTCCTTTTGGCTAATCctgattattaa
- the LOC130974717 gene encoding uncharacterized protein LOC130974717, giving the protein MTALVGEEQSAFVKGRKIVDGALIACEAVHWLKKKKASAWLIKLDFHKAYDRVRWSFVDVVLENMGFGEKWRDTTASMSILVNGTPTIPFKLHRGLHKGDPLSHSYLF; this is encoded by the coding sequence ATGACTGCCTTGGTGGGTGAAGAACAGTCTGCCTTTGTGAAGGGGAGGAAGATTGTTGATGGCGCATTAATAGCTTGTGAAGCAGTTCATTggttaaagaagaagaaggctTCGGCTTGGTTGATTAAACTTGATTTTCATAAGGCTTATGACAGGGTCAGATGGAGTTTTGTGGATGTAGTGTTAGAGAATATGGGATTCGGAGAAAAGTGGAGAGACACGACAGCATCCATGTCCATTTTGGTGAACGGAACACCAACCATTCCATTTAAGCTACATAGGGGCTTACATAAGGGTGATCCATTATCCCATTCTTATTTGTTCTAG
- the LOC130976215 gene encoding class-10 pathogenesis-related protein 1-like, translating into MGIFTHEFATPSSVAPARLYKAMALDFHNLFPKIVDSIQCVETIEGNGAAGTIKKITLVEGGKSRYVLHKVEEVDEAKRVYNYSIIGGVGLPETWEKISFETIVMEGPKEEGGSIRKVKIKYFTKGDAEVCDEVLKSNQSRAEGLLKFIEAYLLANPHYV; encoded by the exons ATGGGTATCTTTACACACGAATTTGCTACTCCATCTTCTGTGGCTCCTGCTAGGCTTTACAAAGCTATGGCATTAGATTTTCATAATCTCTTCCCAAAGATTGTAGATTCTATTCAGTGTGTTGAAACAATTGAAGGAAATGGTGCTGCTGGAACAATAAAGAAGATCACCTTGGTTGAAG gTGGGAAAAGCAGGTATGTATTGCACAAAGTTGAAGAAGTTGATGAGGCCAAAAGGGTATACAACTACAGCATAATTGGGGGTGTAGGGTTACCAGAAACATGGGAGAAGATCTCATTTGAGACTATAGTAATGGAAGGTCCAAAAGAGGAAGGAGGATCCATTAGGAAGGTGAAGATAAAGTATTTCACCAAAGGAGATGCTGAGGTGTGTGATGAAGTGCTCAAGAGTAACCAAAGCAGGGCTGAAGGCCTTCTCAAGTTCATTGAGGCTTACCTTCTTGCAAATCCTCATTATGTATAA
- the LOC130974348 gene encoding ABA-responsive protein ABR17-like: protein MGVHTFEEESTSPVPPAKLFKATVVDGDELTPKLIPAIQSIEIVEGNGGPGTVKKVTAVEDGKTSYVLHKIDAIDEATYTYDYTISGGTGFQEILEKVSFKTKLEAADGGSKIKVSVTFHTKGDAPLPDEVHQDVKQKSQGIFKAIEGYVLSN, encoded by the exons ATGGGTGTTCACACTTTTGAAGAGGAGTCAACCTCACCGGTGCCTCCAGCAAAACTATTCAAAGCCACCGTGGTAGACGGCGATGAACTCACCCCAAAGCTGATTCCGGCAATCCAGAGTATTGAGATCGTTGAAGGAAACGGAGGCCCTGGAACTGTTAAGAAAGTTACCGCTGTTGAAG ATGGGAAAACTAGTTATGTGCTACACAAGATTGATGCAATTGATGAGGCTACCTACACATATGACTACACAATATCCGGAGGAACAGGGTTCCAAGAGATCTTAGAGAAAGTTTCATTCAAGACAAAGCTTGAGGCTGCTGATGGTGGATCCAAAATCAAGGTCTCTGTTACATTCCACACCAAGGGTGATGCTCCTCTCCCTGATGAAGTTCATCAAGATGTCAAACAAAAGAGCCAAGGAATCTTCAAGGCTATTGAGGGTTATGTTTTGTCCAACTAG